One Oceanicoccus sagamiensis genomic region harbors:
- a CDS encoding M23 family metallopeptidase, with amino-acid sequence MKVIIVSDKHGQSTSISLGRWTRTLFSLCLLGIPLGIGGLIGHSVANNDGEVLDQQALSAIKEKNSKEQRLLSETKRKTEQHLHALTLRMAEIQARMVRLDALGERITSVAKLDKGEFDFSQLPAVGGPQTSDLGKVYESHDFVGAVDKLVKRIDDREQQLEILETLMANRKIEDEVFLAGRPIKKGWMSSHFGHRTDPFSGRKAMHEGVDFAGKLGSEIVAVGSGVVTWSGDRYGYGRLVEINHGNGFMTRYAHNMENKVEVGDIVKKGQVISLMGSSGRSTGPHVHFEVYKHGRAVDPATYIHRASR; translated from the coding sequence ATGAAAGTCATTATTGTTAGTGACAAACACGGCCAGTCAACGTCGATTTCTCTAGGCCGCTGGACCCGTACGCTTTTTTCCCTTTGTTTGCTGGGTATTCCTCTGGGTATTGGTGGTCTAATTGGCCATAGCGTCGCTAATAATGACGGTGAAGTACTGGATCAACAGGCTTTATCGGCGATCAAAGAGAAAAACAGCAAAGAACAACGGCTTCTCTCCGAGACCAAACGCAAAACAGAACAACATCTTCATGCCTTAACCCTGCGTATGGCTGAAATTCAGGCTCGCATGGTGCGTTTAGATGCCTTGGGTGAGCGTATCACCAGCGTTGCCAAATTAGATAAGGGCGAGTTTGATTTTAGCCAGCTTCCCGCTGTCGGTGGCCCACAGACGAGTGATTTAGGCAAAGTTTATGAATCCCATGATTTTGTGGGGGCCGTAGATAAACTGGTTAAGCGCATTGATGACCGCGAGCAGCAGCTTGAAATCCTTGAAACCCTCATGGCCAATCGCAAGATTGAAGACGAAGTCTTTTTGGCGGGTCGGCCGATTAAAAAGGGTTGGATGTCTTCTCATTTTGGTCATCGAACCGATCCCTTTTCTGGCAGAAAGGCCATGCATGAAGGTGTCGATTTTGCCGGCAAGCTGGGTTCTGAGATTGTTGCCGTTGGTTCCGGTGTCGTCACCTGGTCTGGAGACCGCTATGGCTACGGCCGTTTAGTAGAAATTAATCACGGTAATGGGTTTATGACCCGTTATGCCCACAATATGGAAAACAAAGTTGAAGTGGGTGATATCGTTAAAAAAGGTCAGGTTATTTCCTTGATGGGAAGTAGCGGCCGCTCCACCGGACCTCATGTCCACTTCGAAGTCTATAAACATGGTCGCGCCGTTGACCCTGCGACTTATATCCATCGCGCCAGTCGGTGA
- the secA gene encoding preprotein translocase subunit SecA encodes MLGNIAKKIFGSKNDRVLKRMGKTVQQINAFEEVISGLSDEALTAKTDEFKQRMEQGESLDQLLPEAFATVREAGKRALGLRHFDVQMIGGICLHQGRIAEMRTGEGKTLVATLPVYLNALAGEGAFVVTVNDYLAQRDANWMRPLYEFLGLSVGVVMAGQDPDSKRDAYARDITYGTNNEFGFDYLRDNMAFTLEDRYQRGLNFAIVDEVDSILIDEARTPLIISGAAEDSSELYRQINSLIPQLTPQQEDEEGQVLAEGHFSIDEKARQIELTEAGHLYVEELLTEANMLAEGESLYSVSNLAMLQHVYSGLRAHKLFNRDVEYIVQGGQVVLIDEHTGRTMPGRRLSEGLHQAIEAKEGVNIQAESQTLASTTFQNYFRLFNKLAGMTGTADTEAFEFHSIYGLEVLVIPTNVPQLRKDLNDLVYLSKDEKYDAIVNDVKEITSEGAPVLVGTASIETSEELSRRFDKSKIAHKVLNAKFHEQEAEIIAQAGKPGIVTIATNMAGRGTDIVLGGNVEVEIAAQDNPTDAQIEALRADWQKRHDAVLEAGGLHIIGTERHESRRIDNQLRGRAGRQGDAGMSRFYLSMEDNLMRIFASDRVRNFMKALGMEKGEAIEHRMVTNSIEKAQRKVEGRNFDIRKQLLEYDDVANDQRQIVYQQRKYLLEEEEIVETIDAIRSDVVNEVVDEHIPPQSLEEQWDVAGLEQRLENEFGTSVPVQQWLDEDDNLHEEPLREKILAVLVEAYQEKVNEVGPEIRKLEKHIMLQVLDNLWKEHLATMDHLRQGIHLRAYAQKNPKQEYKREAFNLFESMLSNLKHDVVRFLANVRIQREDELQELERQRREQEAQKQMQFQHADASALPEEEQPTADAEQAPFVREGEKVGRNDPCPCGSGKKFKQCHGKLA; translated from the coding sequence ATGTTGGGAAATATCGCCAAGAAGATCTTCGGTAGTAAAAATGACCGTGTACTCAAACGCATGGGTAAAACCGTGCAGCAGATTAATGCCTTTGAAGAGGTCATTAGCGGCCTCAGTGACGAAGCATTAACCGCCAAAACGGATGAATTTAAACAGCGTATGGAACAGGGTGAAAGCCTGGACCAGTTACTGCCGGAAGCCTTTGCTACCGTCCGTGAAGCGGGCAAGCGGGCACTGGGTTTACGCCACTTTGATGTGCAGATGATCGGCGGTATCTGCCTGCACCAGGGCCGGATTGCCGAAATGCGTACCGGTGAAGGTAAAACGCTGGTGGCTACCTTGCCGGTCTACCTGAACGCCTTAGCGGGTGAAGGGGCTTTTGTTGTTACGGTGAACGATTATCTGGCGCAACGTGATGCCAATTGGATGCGGCCACTGTATGAGTTTTTGGGCCTGTCCGTGGGTGTGGTCATGGCAGGGCAAGACCCTGACTCCAAGCGCGATGCCTATGCCCGCGATATTACCTACGGCACCAATAACGAATTTGGCTTTGATTACCTGCGCGACAATATGGCTTTTACGTTGGAAGATCGTTACCAGCGTGGCCTCAACTTTGCGATTGTCGATGAAGTGGATTCCATCCTTATCGATGAAGCGCGGACGCCGCTAATTATTTCTGGCGCAGCAGAAGACAGTTCAGAACTGTATCGTCAAATCAATAGCTTGATTCCACAATTAACCCCGCAACAAGAAGATGAAGAAGGCCAGGTGCTAGCGGAAGGCCACTTCAGCATCGATGAAAAAGCTCGTCAGATAGAGTTGACGGAGGCGGGGCATTTATATGTTGAAGAATTATTAACCGAAGCCAATATGCTAGCCGAAGGTGAAAGCCTTTACTCCGTGTCTAACCTGGCCATGCTGCAACATGTTTACTCTGGACTGCGGGCGCATAAACTATTTAATCGCGATGTTGAGTATATTGTTCAAGGTGGTCAGGTCGTGTTAATTGATGAACACACAGGGCGAACCATGCCCGGTCGTCGTTTGTCTGAAGGCCTGCATCAGGCTATTGAGGCCAAAGAAGGCGTAAATATTCAGGCGGAAAGCCAAACGTTGGCATCAACCACCTTCCAGAATTACTTCCGTTTATTTAATAAGCTGGCTGGTATGACCGGTACGGCAGATACAGAGGCCTTTGAATTTCATTCTATTTACGGTTTGGAAGTCTTGGTTATACCTACCAATGTGCCGCAACTGCGTAAAGATTTAAATGACTTGGTGTATTTATCCAAAGACGAAAAATACGATGCCATTGTCAATGATGTTAAAGAAATTACCTCAGAAGGCGCGCCGGTTTTAGTCGGTACCGCATCGATAGAAACATCGGAAGAACTATCCCGCCGCTTTGATAAATCAAAAATTGCGCACAAAGTCCTTAACGCTAAATTTCACGAGCAAGAAGCGGAAATTATTGCCCAGGCAGGTAAGCCTGGCATTGTGACCATTGCTACGAATATGGCTGGCCGTGGTACTGATATTGTTTTAGGCGGTAATGTTGAAGTAGAAATTGCCGCGCAGGATAACCCAACGGATGCCCAGATAGAGGCCTTGCGGGCCGATTGGCAAAAACGCCATGATGCCGTATTGGAAGCGGGTGGTTTGCATATTATAGGTACTGAACGTCACGAATCGCGTCGGATTGATAACCAGCTTCGAGGCCGTGCCGGTCGTCAGGGTGATGCGGGTATGTCGCGTTTTTATCTTTCTATGGAAGATAATTTAATGCGTATTTTTGCCTCAGACCGTGTCCGTAACTTTATGAAAGCCTTGGGCATGGAGAAGGGTGAAGCGATTGAACACCGCATGGTGACCAACTCTATTGAAAAAGCCCAGCGCAAAGTAGAGGGTCGCAACTTCGATATTCGTAAGCAGTTATTAGAATATGATGACGTGGCCAACGACCAGCGCCAGATTGTTTATCAGCAGCGTAAATACCTGCTGGAAGAGGAAGAGATTGTTGAAACCATTGATGCAATTCGCTCAGATGTGGTTAACGAAGTGGTTGATGAGCATATTCCTCCTCAGAGTCTGGAAGAGCAATGGGATGTTGCCGGTTTAGAGCAGCGCCTTGAGAATGAGTTCGGAACTTCTGTGCCAGTACAGCAATGGCTGGATGAAGATGACAATCTTCATGAAGAGCCTCTGCGTGAAAAAATCCTGGCTGTTTTAGTCGAGGCTTACCAAGAAAAAGTTAACGAAGTTGGCCCTGAAATTCGCAAGCTTGAAAAACATATTATGTTGCAGGTACTGGACAATTTGTGGAAAGAGCATTTAGCGACGATGGATCATTTACGTCAGGGCATTCACCTACGTGCCTACGCACAGAAAAACCCCAAACAGGAGTATAAGCGTGAAGCGTTTAACCTGTTTGAATCGATGTTGAGCAATTTGAAGCATGACGTGGTGCGTTTTTTAGCGAATGTTCGTATTCAGCGTGAAGATGAGTTGCAGGAACTTGAGCGTCAACGTCGCGAACAAGAAGCTCAAAAGCAAATGCAGTTTCAGCATGCTGATGCTTCAGCGTTGCCCGAGGAAGAACAGCCAACTGCTGACGCTGAGCAAGCACCTTTCGTACGCGAGGGCGAAAAAGTAGGCCGTAATGATCCTTGTCCTTGTGGCTCCGGTAAAAAATTCAAGCAGTGCCACGGCAAGTTGGCCTAG
- the argJ gene encoding bifunctional glutamate N-acetyltransferase/amino-acid acetyltransferase ArgJ, with amino-acid sequence MAVGEGKLPPLHPVNGFRLGTTSAGIKTVGRPDLVVMEIAAGASVAGVFTQNAFCAAPVQQAKQHMAAAAPRYFIVNTGNANAGTGEQGLRDSQSCCDAMAAQTGVNSDQVLPFSTGVIGEPLPVDKIIAALPAAEAALDLNGWEAAASGIMTTDTRPKAASTHIDLLGETVTVTGIAKGAGMIKPNMATMLGYVATDATVSQPLLDTMINQAVNQSFNRITVDGDTSTNDACMLVATGQSAAEPITDQQHPFYQTLQDAISSVFIELAQGLVRDGEGASKFVTVAVTGGQSEQECLKVAYTVAESPLVKTALFASDPNWGRLLAAIGRAGVENLDVDRVSVHLNDILIAENGCRATSYTEEQGSAAMEPEEIVIAINLDRGSASTTVWTSDLSHDYVRINAEYRT; translated from the coding sequence ATGGCAGTAGGCGAAGGTAAGTTACCACCGTTGCACCCTGTTAACGGTTTTCGTTTAGGTACAACATCGGCCGGTATTAAAACGGTTGGCCGACCCGATCTGGTCGTTATGGAAATTGCCGCTGGCGCTAGCGTAGCAGGTGTTTTTACCCAAAATGCTTTTTGTGCCGCTCCGGTTCAGCAAGCTAAACAGCATATGGCCGCCGCAGCTCCCCGCTATTTTATAGTTAATACCGGCAATGCCAATGCCGGTACTGGTGAGCAGGGTTTGCGTGATAGTCAATCCTGTTGTGATGCCATGGCCGCCCAGACTGGAGTGAATAGCGACCAGGTGTTGCCTTTTTCTACCGGCGTTATTGGTGAGCCCTTGCCTGTCGATAAAATTATTGCTGCGCTACCGGCGGCAGAAGCCGCTTTGGACCTTAATGGTTGGGAAGCGGCGGCTAGTGGTATTATGACCACCGATACCCGCCCTAAAGCGGCCTCCACACACATTGATCTACTGGGTGAAACTGTCACCGTTACCGGTATTGCCAAAGGCGCCGGTATGATCAAACCCAATATGGCCACCATGCTGGGCTATGTGGCCACCGATGCGACGGTCAGTCAGCCATTGCTGGATACTATGATTAACCAGGCCGTCAATCAATCCTTCAACCGTATTACTGTCGATGGCGATACCTCTACTAACGACGCTTGCATGTTAGTGGCAACCGGTCAGTCAGCGGCAGAGCCGATAACGGACCAGCAGCATCCCTTTTATCAAACACTTCAGGATGCTATTAGTAGTGTCTTTATCGAGCTTGCTCAGGGCTTGGTGCGCGATGGTGAGGGTGCCAGTAAATTTGTCACCGTTGCTGTGACAGGTGGCCAGAGCGAGCAAGAATGTTTAAAAGTAGCTTATACTGTTGCCGAATCTCCATTAGTCAAAACTGCCTTATTTGCCAGCGACCCTAATTGGGGCCGATTGTTGGCCGCGATTGGCCGCGCCGGTGTAGAAAACCTGGATGTTGATCGCGTCTCCGTTCACTTAAACGATATCCTGATTGCCGAAAATGGCTGTCGTGCTACCAGCTATACCGAAGAGCAGGGCAGTGCGGCGATGGAGCCTGAAGAGATTGTGATTGCCATCAATCTCGATAGAGGCAGTGCCAGTACAACGGTATGGACCTCTGACCTTTCCCATGACTATGTGCGTATTAACGCCGAATACCGCACCTAA
- the mutT gene encoding 8-oxo-dGTP diphosphatase MutT, translated as MTANTSAKLVHVAVGVIVDSQQNILIALRPEDSHQGGLWEFPGGKVEKGETVEAALSRELNEELGLTLISCRPLIEIRHDYPDKSVLLDVWWVDDFTGQPEGKEGQPIQWVSASELSGYTFPAANTPIIHAVQVGLEAGR; from the coding sequence ATGACCGCTAACACTTCCGCTAAGCTAGTGCATGTTGCTGTGGGTGTGATTGTCGATAGCCAGCAGAATATCCTGATTGCCCTGCGCCCAGAAGACAGCCACCAAGGTGGGCTGTGGGAATTTCCCGGCGGCAAAGTCGAGAAGGGTGAGACGGTAGAGGCGGCCCTATCCCGCGAGCTTAACGAGGAGCTGGGCCTGACGCTTATTAGCTGCCGGCCCTTGATTGAAATTCGCCATGATTATCCCGATAAGTCCGTCTTATTGGATGTCTGGTGGGTCGATGACTTTACCGGGCAGCCAGAAGGTAAAGAAGGGCAGCCGATTCAATGGGTGAGTGCCTCGGAGCTGTCTGGCTATACTTTTCCAGCCGCCAATACGCCTATTATCCATGCGGTTCAGGTGGGTTTAGAGGCTGGCCGATAA
- a CDS encoding phosphoribosylaminoimidazolesuccinocarboxamide synthase — translation MSLATKVLAVNNDLPIRTEQPVHSGKVRSVYWLSAADSRRLIEEKGYDVAADSELAVMVISDRISAFECIWHGEGGMNGVPGKGAALNAISNHWFKLFREQGLADSHILDIPHPLVWIVQKAKPVMIEAIARQYITGSMWRSYAKGEREFCGIAIADNLEKDQKLPELLITPSTKGILSGIPGVPEVDDVNITRDDITNNSEAFNFRSLDDIDNYEKLLSEGFDVISDALEKLDQIFVDTKFEFGYVTDKSGQEKLIYMDEVGTPDSSRIWDGAAYRDGKIVENSKEGFRQELLNHFPDPDILLNKNRMDERNALAKDNALPESILMSVSETYTGIAEKITGEKIVLSDNPKEEIIAILRDQYGLIA, via the coding sequence ATGAGTCTTGCTACGAAAGTATTGGCAGTTAATAACGATCTTCCCATCCGCACCGAGCAGCCTGTTCACAGCGGCAAAGTGCGTTCCGTTTATTGGCTAAGCGCCGCAGATAGCCGTCGCCTGATTGAAGAGAAGGGCTACGATGTCGCCGCTGATTCCGAGCTGGCTGTTATGGTGATCAGTGACCGTATTTCAGCGTTTGAATGTATCTGGCACGGTGAGGGTGGCATGAATGGTGTACCGGGCAAAGGTGCGGCGTTAAATGCCATCTCCAATCACTGGTTTAAATTATTCCGCGAGCAGGGCTTGGCTGATAGCCATATTTTAGATATTCCCCACCCGCTGGTTTGGATTGTGCAAAAAGCCAAGCCCGTTATGATTGAAGCGATTGCCCGCCAGTATATTACCGGTTCTATGTGGCGCTCTTACGCCAAAGGCGAGCGTGAATTCTGTGGTATTGCCATTGCCGATAACCTGGAGAAAGATCAAAAGTTACCTGAATTATTAATTACGCCATCTACCAAAGGTATTTTGTCAGGTATCCCTGGCGTGCCTGAAGTGGATGATGTGAATATCACCCGCGATGATATTACTAACAATTCAGAAGCCTTTAATTTCCGCAGCCTTGATGATATCGACAACTATGAAAAATTATTGTCTGAAGGTTTTGATGTCATTAGCGATGCACTGGAAAAACTGGACCAGATTTTTGTCGATACCAAATTTGAATTTGGCTATGTCACCGATAAAAGCGGTCAAGAAAAACTGATCTATATGGATGAAGTCGGCACCCCTGATTCATCACGTATTTGGGATGGCGCTGCCTACCGCGATGGTAAAATTGTTGAGAATTCTAAGGAAGGCTTTCGCCAGGAATTGCTCAATCACTTCCCAGACCCAGATATTTTACTCAACAAAAACCGTATGGATGAGCGCAATGCTTTGGCCAAGGATAATGCTTTGCCCGAATCTATTTTAATGTCTGTATCGGAAACTTATACAGGTATTGCTGAAAAAATTACCGGTGAGAAAATTGTTTTATCGGATAATCCTAAAGAAGAGATTATTGCTATTCTTCGTGATCAGTATGGTTTGATTGCATAA
- a CDS encoding MBL fold metallo-hydrolase, producing the protein MSFSFASLGSGSRGNATLIRSNNTLLLVDNGFTIKETERRLAILGHSPDDITAILVTHEHSDHIKGVGPFARKYGLPVYLTHGTAQYDGLNKVAEMHQVNIHRPFAVEDIDITPVAVPHDAREPCQFVFRHGGKTMGLLTDLGSITPHVTEQYQQCDALMLECNHCPQMLAMGPYPPSLKHRVAGHWGHLSNHQAANLLEQIEVERIQHLVISHISEKNNTEALAKSAVTPWYSNDSLILAQQDEAIDWLSVN; encoded by the coding sequence ATGAGTTTTTCTTTTGCATCACTGGGTAGCGGCAGCCGCGGCAATGCTACCCTGATCCGCTCTAACAATACTTTACTATTGGTTGATAATGGTTTTACCATTAAAGAGACTGAGCGCCGTCTGGCCATTTTAGGCCACTCCCCTGACGATATTACTGCCATTCTGGTCACCCATGAACACAGTGATCATATCAAAGGCGTAGGGCCGTTTGCGCGTAAATACGGCCTACCGGTTTACCTGACCCATGGCACTGCACAGTACGATGGTTTAAATAAAGTTGCCGAGATGCATCAGGTGAATATCCATCGCCCCTTTGCGGTTGAAGATATTGATATTACCCCTGTAGCTGTGCCCCATGATGCCAGGGAACCCTGCCAGTTTGTATTCCGTCATGGGGGTAAAACGATGGGCTTGTTAACGGACCTTGGCAGTATCACTCCCCATGTGACTGAGCAGTATCAGCAGTGTGATGCCCTAATGCTGGAATGTAATCACTGCCCGCAAATGTTGGCGATGGGGCCATACCCTCCTTCACTCAAGCACCGTGTTGCAGGACACTGGGGCCACCTTAGTAATCATCAGGCAGCCAATCTCTTAGAACAGATTGAAGTGGAACGTATTCAGCATTTGGTGATTTCGCATATTAGCGAGAAGAATAATACTGAAGCCTTGGCCAAATCAGCGGTGACACCATGGTATTCCAATGACTCACTGATTCTGGCTCAGCAGGATGAGGCGATTGATTGGTTAAGTGTAAATTAA
- the bamC gene encoding outer membrane protein assembly factor BamC, whose amino-acid sequence MKLHLSLLNSMIFRSLKLATAVYLMLQLSACSWLFGDDGTFRDRSNDYRQAKVEPPLNLPEGIDSESIDDSYAIPPISDRTTLDDKFVVPTPEPLAEDINRDSVRINTLGDQRWILVDGAPGEIWPRLRGFLSLNQLAVQRADAVSGLIETAWLQPSGEDALRERYRLRIDQGVQRGTSEVYVLQADIRSGREDWPEQSNNAEREEIMTQELAQYLADSSAAAAVSMLAQQAISSSGKITLEEDANENVYINLTLPFSRAWASVGKALQKSGYNIDDLNRTEQVYYVNYVEEAEEDDEDGMFAWMYNWASSDDEDVVQGIPYLVRLKDSSEGTVAITIERPDNGELSKSDTERLLKLIKRNIS is encoded by the coding sequence ATGAAGCTTCACCTAAGCTTGCTTAATAGCATGATATTTCGCTCTCTAAAACTAGCCACCGCCGTCTACCTGATGCTGCAACTGAGCGCTTGTAGCTGGTTATTTGGTGATGACGGTACTTTCCGTGACCGCAGCAATGATTATCGCCAGGCCAAAGTAGAGCCGCCGCTAAATTTGCCTGAAGGTATTGATAGTGAGTCCATTGATGATAGCTATGCGATCCCGCCTATCAGTGACCGAACCACCCTGGATGATAAATTTGTAGTCCCTACGCCGGAGCCCTTGGCAGAGGATATTAACCGCGATAGCGTGCGTATCAATACTCTGGGAGACCAGCGCTGGATTTTGGTGGATGGTGCACCGGGTGAAATCTGGCCCCGCCTGCGTGGTTTTCTTAGCTTGAACCAGCTTGCCGTGCAACGGGCTGATGCTGTTAGCGGCTTGATAGAAACCGCTTGGCTACAACCCAGCGGTGAAGATGCATTGCGTGAGCGCTATCGACTGCGAATTGATCAGGGTGTGCAGCGTGGCACCAGTGAAGTCTACGTACTGCAAGCCGATATCCGTTCAGGCCGGGAAGACTGGCCAGAGCAATCCAATAATGCTGAGCGCGAAGAAATTATGACACAGGAGCTCGCCCAGTATCTTGCCGATAGTTCTGCTGCCGCTGCAGTATCGATGTTGGCACAGCAGGCTATCAGCTCTTCAGGTAAAATCACTCTGGAAGAGGACGCTAATGAAAATGTTTATATCAACCTCACCCTGCCCTTTTCCAGAGCCTGGGCATCCGTGGGCAAGGCACTGCAAAAATCGGGCTATAACATTGATGACTTAAACCGCACCGAGCAAGTGTATTACGTTAACTATGTTGAAGAAGCGGAAGAGGACGATGAGGATGGTATGTTTGCCTGGATGTATAACTGGGCATCATCCGATGACGAGGACGTTGTACAGGGCATTCCTTATCTTGTGCGCTTAAAAGACAGCAGCGAAGGCACTGTCGCTATTACCATTGAGCGCCCTGATAATGGCGAGTTAAGCAAGAGTGATACTGAGCGTTTGCTGAAACTTATTAAACGCAATATCTCTTGA
- the dapA gene encoding 4-hydroxy-tetrahydrodipicolinate synthase: MITGSMVALVTPMTPSGDIDWPGLKTLVDFHLQEGTHAIVAVGTTGESATLSVSEHCMVIKHVVDQVNGAIPVIAGTGANSTHEAIELTESARVAGVDACLLVTPYYNKPTQEGLYQFHKLIAESVAIPQILYNVPGRTACDMANSTVDQLASIDNIIGIKDATGDLQRGKELIEMTSDRIAIYSGDDPTAMGLMLAGGKGDISVTANVAPKLMAQMCEAALAGDADTATQLNDQLMPLHEKLFVESNPIPVKWALHKMGMITDGIRLPLTVFSEPSQPVLTQAMQQSGIIE, translated from the coding sequence ATGATTACGGGCAGTATGGTTGCGCTGGTAACCCCCATGACCCCCAGTGGCGATATTGATTGGCCAGGCCTGAAAACACTGGTGGATTTTCATCTACAAGAAGGCACCCATGCCATTGTGGCGGTCGGTACTACCGGCGAGTCTGCCACCTTAAGTGTCAGCGAACACTGTATGGTCATCAAACATGTCGTTGATCAGGTTAATGGCGCCATCCCTGTTATTGCCGGTACCGGCGCCAATAGCACCCACGAAGCCATAGAGCTGACAGAGTCTGCCCGCGTTGCCGGTGTGGATGCCTGCCTATTGGTAACCCCCTATTACAACAAGCCAACCCAGGAAGGCCTTTACCAGTTCCATAAGCTGATTGCCGAGAGTGTGGCGATTCCGCAAATCTTATATAACGTGCCAGGCCGTACCGCCTGTGATATGGCCAACAGTACCGTTGATCAGCTGGCCAGTATCGACAATATTATCGGTATCAAAGATGCCACCGGTGATTTGCAGCGTGGGAAAGAACTGATCGAAATGACCTCGGACCGTATTGCCATCTACTCCGGTGACGACCCAACCGCAATGGGCCTAATGTTGGCCGGAGGCAAAGGTGATATCTCTGTCACCGCCAATGTCGCCCCGAAATTAATGGCCCAGATGTGCGAAGCAGCCCTGGCCGGTGATGCCGATACCGCCACACAGCTGAATGATCAACTGATGCCATTGCACGAAAAGCTGTTTGTGGAGTCCAATCCTATTCCCGTTAAGTGGGCACTCCATAAAATGGGGATGATTACCGATGGTATTCGTTTGCCGCTAACAGTTTTTTCAGAGCCCAGCCAGCCGGTACTAACCCAGGCTATGCAACAGTCAGGAATTATTGAATGA
- a CDS encoding DUF3806 domain-containing protein encodes MFNSVVVNRPVLFLMVALLALGSVSAQAQQWRTEEISPITVNAMEAQRQSIDDLARRHFGRQLNGQKDNDIALMQRLLDENIVTSRDVRQLQSMGLILGQILKSQKGLSWIIYIDKYGRSKALQVRGFEKEFIFPVTQISRKAEVGIRVNVAEIYKELEQTVIDIRNKPPF; translated from the coding sequence ATGTTCAATTCAGTTGTAGTAAACCGTCCAGTCTTGTTTTTGATGGTTGCGTTGCTAGCGCTTGGCTCAGTGTCGGCCCAGGCTCAGCAGTGGCGAACTGAAGAAATTTCCCCCATTACAGTCAATGCTATGGAGGCACAACGGCAGAGTATCGATGATCTGGCCCGGCGCCATTTTGGTCGCCAGCTTAACGGCCAGAAAGATAACGATATTGCGCTAATGCAACGCCTGCTGGATGAAAATATCGTGACCTCAAGGGATGTGCGTCAGCTGCAATCGATGGGGCTGATTCTCGGGCAAATTTTAAAGTCACAAAAGGGTCTGAGCTGGATTATCTATATTGATAAATACGGTCGCTCAAAAGCCTTGCAGGTCAGAGGCTTTGAAAAGGAATTTATTTTCCCGGTGACACAGATATCCAGAAAGGCAGAAGTGGGTATACGCGTTAATGTCGCTGAGATCTATAAAGAGTTGGAACAGACCGTGATTGATATTCGCAACAAACCGCCGTTTTAA
- a CDS encoding cation diffusion facilitator family transporter has product MVTGADKQLIRNTDKNKKEKLLKLATNASVIVAIILVIIKSIAWAKTGSVAMLASLLDSMLDTAAALINWYFIRSALRPADREHRFGHGKAEPIGGIFQAMLIGGSALFLIAESVRRLITPQFPENSDWGIAIMLLSSAIVAVLVVIQRYVVKRTGSVIVAGDALHGFGDIAINLGVILALLLSTQLNSALIDPIIAIVLACVLIFGAWRLGKVAIAQLMDTEFSPQQRQQIRAIAKQHPQVNDIHDLRTRRAGISEFIQFHLEMDGEINLKQAHAIADTIEQNILQQFPNSEVLIHQDPFGVEEVDPFLRD; this is encoded by the coding sequence ATGGTCACCGGTGCTGATAAACAATTGATCAGGAACACCGATAAAAATAAGAAAGAAAAACTCCTGAAACTGGCCACTAACGCATCCGTTATTGTCGCTATTATTCTGGTTATTATTAAATCTATTGCCTGGGCAAAAACCGGCTCAGTGGCCATGCTGGCTTCGCTACTGGACTCTATGCTCGACACCGCTGCCGCCCTGATCAATTGGTATTTTATTCGCAGCGCCCTGCGCCCAGCCGATAGGGAACACCGCTTTGGGCACGGTAAAGCCGAACCCATTGGCGGTATATTTCAAGCGATGCTCATTGGTGGCTCGGCGCTGTTCCTGATTGCAGAGTCTGTACGCCGCCTCATTACTCCTCAGTTCCCTGAGAATAGTGATTGGGGCATTGCCATTATGCTGCTGTCATCAGCAATAGTGGCGGTACTGGTAGTCATACAGCGCTATGTGGTCAAGCGCACCGGCTCGGTGATTGTAGCCGGGGATGCGCTGCATGGTTTTGGGGATATTGCGATTAACCTTGGGGTTATTCTGGCGCTGCTACTGTCTACACAATTAAACTCTGCGCTGATAGACCCTATTATTGCGATCGTTTTAGCCTGTGTATTAATTTTTGGGGCCTGGCGACTTGGCAAAGTTGCCATTGCACAATTGATGGATACGGAATTTTCACCGCAACAGCGACAGCAGATCCGCGCTATTGCCAAACAGCACCCTCAGGTGAATGATATCCATGACCTGCGCACTCGCCGGGCGGGTATCTCCGAATTTATTCAGTTTCATCTGGAGATGGATGGTGAGATCAATTTAAAGCAAGCCCATGCCATTGCCGATACGATTGAGCAAAATATTCTGCAACAGTTTCCCAATAGCGAAGTGCTTATTCATCAAGACCCCTTCGGGGTTGAAGAGGTGGACCCGTTTTTACGGGATTAA